Proteins encoded within one genomic window of Microbacterium sp. zg-B185:
- a CDS encoding carbon-nitrogen hydrolase family protein, whose amino-acid sequence MSTRVAAVQAEPEWMDLTATTDKTIALMAEAESQGARLVAFPELWLPGYPVFLLSTNAFEELPYVARYRAEALAVDGPEMLRIRAAARDLGIIVGFGFAERGASTLYMSQCVVDEHGAIVLHRRKLKPTHVERILFGQGDGSDLQVVQTSVGRIGALNCAENMQPLSKFALIAQDEQIRIASWPPLNYFGGAMLSAEGTIALNQSNAMEASEFVLMSSQIVTEKGVAVFSSEAGGEAPPFRGGGYARIFGPDTTLLSDTLPPDQEGIVYADIDLGFIDIANHFFDPVGHYSRPDIFQVTIDRRRKAAFEELVTADTRSYPPLDADD is encoded by the coding sequence ATGAGCACACGAGTCGCTGCCGTGCAGGCGGAGCCGGAATGGATGGATCTCACCGCTACGACCGACAAGACGATCGCGCTGATGGCCGAAGCCGAGTCACAGGGCGCCCGCCTGGTCGCTTTTCCTGAACTATGGCTGCCCGGCTATCCCGTCTTCCTTCTGAGCACGAACGCCTTCGAAGAGCTTCCCTACGTCGCCCGATACCGGGCAGAAGCACTGGCCGTCGACGGACCGGAGATGCTGCGAATTCGGGCTGCGGCGCGGGATCTGGGAATCATCGTAGGTTTCGGGTTCGCAGAACGTGGCGCGAGCACCCTATACATGTCTCAATGCGTCGTCGATGAACACGGAGCGATCGTCTTGCACCGGCGAAAGCTCAAGCCGACCCACGTGGAGCGCATACTCTTCGGTCAAGGCGACGGGAGCGACTTGCAGGTGGTGCAGACGAGCGTGGGAAGGATCGGAGCCTTGAACTGCGCGGAGAACATGCAGCCGCTGTCCAAGTTCGCACTGATCGCTCAAGACGAGCAGATCCGCATCGCATCATGGCCGCCGCTCAACTACTTTGGTGGGGCGATGCTCAGCGCAGAGGGCACGATCGCGCTAAATCAGTCGAATGCCATGGAGGCGAGCGAGTTCGTCCTGATGTCCTCGCAGATCGTCACTGAGAAGGGCGTCGCGGTATTCAGCTCAGAGGCGGGCGGCGAAGCCCCGCCATTCCGGGGTGGCGGTTACGCCCGGATCTTCGGTCCCGACACGACGCTGTTGAGCGACACGCTCCCGCCGGATCAGGAAGGAATCGTGTATGCCGACATCGATCTTGGCTTCATCGATATCGCCAACCACTTCTTCGATCCGGTTGGGCACTATTCACGTCCGGACATCTTTCAGGTGACGATCGACCGCCGCCGCAAGGCGGCGTTCGAGGAACTCGTGACAGCGGACACACGCTCATACCCACCCCTTGACGCCGACGATTAG
- a CDS encoding AraC family transcriptional regulator, with the protein MLELTANSPDEWEEASKRAVVSLRADALGGDFRGSLAREDLSGAFALVRARSSPHRLSRTAPLIDGSADSGILLQFNLAGTSSAQQHGRSVAVAAGEATMYDTRQPYELAFPEAIDSVLVQIQRDHLALSERGLSSAMTTPIDHRVPQWALMREYLQVGLRYSLPSEDGTVRTLVADTLGQLAISIARTIAGQGGDGDSARSVALFADLRRTVIRELPNPDLSVGFLATVHSVSVRTVHSAFTTRGTTPAAFIRAMRIRRACGLLRGTDISIVDISAACGFAETSTFVRAFRRAIATTPSVYRRSREAPPRELQESPGLGALNASMGQNEPP; encoded by the coding sequence ATGCTGGAGCTGACGGCCAATTCGCCCGACGAGTGGGAGGAGGCATCGAAGCGTGCTGTTGTGTCGCTTCGTGCGGACGCGCTCGGCGGAGACTTTCGTGGATCTCTCGCGAGAGAGGACCTGAGCGGTGCCTTCGCGCTGGTCCGCGCGCGATCATCACCCCATCGACTCTCGAGAACGGCACCCCTCATTGACGGATCGGCCGACTCCGGGATCCTGCTCCAGTTCAATTTAGCCGGCACGTCGTCCGCGCAGCAGCACGGCCGGTCGGTAGCCGTTGCGGCTGGCGAGGCGACGATGTATGACACGAGGCAGCCATACGAATTGGCGTTCCCAGAAGCGATCGACTCGGTGCTGGTGCAGATTCAGCGCGACCACTTGGCATTGTCGGAACGCGGCCTGTCCTCTGCGATGACAACGCCTATCGATCACCGAGTTCCTCAGTGGGCTCTGATGCGCGAGTACCTTCAGGTCGGACTTCGCTATAGCCTCCCGTCAGAAGATGGGACGGTTCGCACTCTCGTGGCGGACACGCTCGGTCAGCTCGCGATCTCCATTGCCCGCACGATCGCGGGCCAAGGAGGTGACGGTGACAGCGCGCGGTCGGTCGCGCTCTTCGCTGACTTGCGGCGCACAGTCATTCGGGAACTTCCCAATCCCGACCTGTCGGTGGGTTTCCTCGCCACCGTTCACAGCGTCTCTGTTCGGACGGTTCACTCGGCCTTTACGACGAGAGGAACCACTCCGGCAGCGTTCATCCGCGCGATGAGAATTCGCCGCGCCTGTGGCTTGCTTCGCGGCACGGACATTTCAATCGTCGACATTTCGGCTGCATGCGGCTTCGCGGAAACTAGCACATTCGTGCGCGCCTTTCGCCGCGCCATCGCGACGACGCCAAGTGTCTATCGGCGGAGCCGGGAGGCGCCTCCTCGGGAATTGCAGGAATCGCCCGGATTGGGTGCACTGAATGCCTCGATGGGTCAAAACGAGCCCCCATAG
- a CDS encoding DUF6545 domain-containing protein, whose amino-acid sequence MRLLPHLCLLILRRGRAERSITYAAITIAVAMTINVDAVYRPLDALLDGSNVATLIGDCALMIGIFFLGRGIMKAGEYQPSPVRVALGPTTLLVALGGVVVAFLLIDRGDTTTNFMIDLGAQPAAAAYSMIQFSYYGIVVGTMAVLASRQYGLSTGVQRLPAGSLVVGALLGVVFCVVVLVMDVAHLVGRVDVMGAVSIAYSPLYLLTFLFLCVGLAGQPTVRYLSARRRAARTRTLINELSPAWRAATIVRPGLSQSDAAPVRTEDLEAQLHRKVVEIRDAMIDPRVSFSLSANDRLVLESAERHLLGADGAGLDASGEHASRHESQQGAA is encoded by the coding sequence TTGCGACTGCTTCCGCATCTTTGCCTGCTCATCCTGCGCCGTGGACGAGCCGAACGAAGCATCACCTACGCGGCGATCACGATCGCCGTCGCCATGACAATCAATGTTGATGCGGTCTATCGGCCCCTCGATGCACTCCTCGATGGCTCGAATGTTGCGACACTCATCGGGGATTGCGCGCTGATGATCGGGATCTTTTTTCTTGGCCGGGGGATCATGAAAGCGGGGGAGTATCAGCCCAGCCCTGTCCGCGTTGCGCTCGGCCCCACAACCCTCCTTGTTGCTCTGGGTGGCGTCGTGGTCGCCTTCTTACTCATCGACCGTGGCGATACGACAACCAACTTCATGATCGATCTCGGAGCGCAACCTGCGGCCGCTGCATATTCGATGATCCAGTTCAGCTACTACGGGATCGTCGTTGGGACCATGGCAGTTCTCGCGAGTCGCCAGTATGGGCTCAGTACTGGTGTCCAGCGTTTGCCAGCCGGCTCTCTCGTCGTCGGCGCGCTCCTCGGAGTCGTCTTCTGTGTCGTGGTCCTCGTCATGGACGTCGCGCACCTTGTCGGGCGAGTCGACGTGATGGGTGCTGTCTCGATCGCGTATAGCCCGCTCTACCTCCTGACCTTCCTCTTCCTCTGCGTCGGACTCGCTGGGCAGCCGACAGTGCGCTACCTGAGCGCGCGCCGGAGGGCGGCGCGAACACGCACGCTCATCAACGAACTGTCGCCCGCATGGCGAGCGGCGACGATCGTCCGGCCGGGATTGAGCCAATCGGATGCCGCACCCGTGCGTACGGAGGATCTCGAGGCGCAGTTGCATCGGAAAGTCGTCGAGATTCGCGACGCGATGATCGACCCGCGAGTGTCGTTCTCTCTGAGCGCGAACGATCGACTCGTTCTCGAGAGTGCAGAGCGGCA